Part of the Catalinimonas alkaloidigena genome is shown below.
TCGTCATTGCTATTTGCTTTTTGTTGGCCATAGGCGGTGTAGCCCGATAGAATACTGCTGAATATGAGTAAAAAAAATAGGGTCGTTGTATTAGTTTTCATTAAATAAAATTCGGTTGTCGTGAATCTTTTTACATGAAGATTAAAGCTTTATCTGTCGGTTTACTTTTGCCTTATCCACATGCAGTGCCCTCCTCCCGGCGCCATTTTTGCCTTTACTATATCTCCTTTTCGTACAGTACCCTTGCGAATCTGGTAAGCCTCAGGATTGGACTTGCCATGAGTTTCATAAGTATCTTCATAATAGGTTACCTGGTATTCTTTTCCGGGCTCCAGAAAGTCTAATACAATATTCAATGTACCTCCCTGCTGATCATGTACTGAACCTACAAACCATTCATCGCCATGCCTTCGGGCGGTGGTAATGTACTCGCCTATTTTGGCATGGAGGACATGGCTTTCGTCCCATTTACCCACTGGTAGTTTCTGAATGAATTCAAATAAGTCGGCCTTCTCACTGTAGGCTTCGGGTGCATCGGGGATACAGACCAGTCCGCTGTAAATAATGAGCGTTCTGGCTGCTTCTGAAACCACCGTGGATACGTAAGAGTGGGTCTTTCTAGGACCTTTTTCCCGATCTCCCCTATTGATTCCCGTTAAATCAAAATTGCCATTGTTCATATCCAGCGGTCCCTGGATCGCATTGATAAGCGCCATCTTGATAAAAGTTTCCGGGGTAAACGCCCTGCGAGAATCTTGCTGGGCATGGCAATATTCTTTGGTAATAGCATTCGGATATGTTCTTTCGATGCCCGTTAGAGGTACCGGGCCATCATGAAAATCAATAAGCAGATGATTTTCAGCACTTTGTACAATTGCTGATCTAGTAAAAGATACATCACTTCCCATAAAGCCATATTTTATCCCTTTCATTCCCAGAGATGCATAGTAATTGAATAATTCTTCATCCCCATATTCACCATGCCGCCGATCATAGTAAAGTAGAAGCTCTACCTCCTTCTTGGCAGCGTAGGCAATCACTTCCTGTAAATCTAATTGATCTGAAAGTTCAAAGTGTCCTGCTGATACATGGGTATACCATGCGTCATCAATTAAAAAATACTCGATACCTTTTTCTGCTGCAAAGTCGATAAAGCGCTTGTAACTCTCGGTATTGATGCCATAGGTAAATCCATCCGGCGCAGTATAGCCGTGTACCCGCCAGTCCCAAAGTGTTTTTCCGGGTTTGATCCATGAAGAGTCTTTTATTTGTAGTGGTGCGGCAAGGTTAAGTGGAACCGTATTGGTCACGAGGTCTCCCACCTTATCATCAATCAAAATCACTCGCCAGGGCGTAATCGTTTTATCTCCGGTCAAATTAACATCATTGGAAGAAAACAAGGAATTCTCTTCAACATTGTAATCGAGTTTCATCACTTCAAAACCTGGAGCAGAATACAAATCGGATTCAAGAATGGACAAATACGGATCGTTTGTCTTTTCTACTACAAGAGGCACACGGAGTGTGGGTTTCTCTTCAAAACTATTTAATGCTTTGATAGTAGCTGGCCCCAGTGGCTCTCCTTCTCCACTGGGAGAATAAATCGCATGCTCCTCTGTCAGTTTATATTGACAGTATAATGTAGCCTCAGCCCCTTCCTCATAGTTTTCCAAAGCAAACCTAAAGCCGAGCCCATGATCATACAATCGTACATAAAGCTTTGTTTCTGTTTCTTGATACTTAATATCTACTATCAGTTCATTGTAACGATCCTGTACTTCACTGAACTGTCCCCAGCTGGGTTTCCATTTCTTATTCTCCGAATGTTCCTTAGATGAAGTGATTACACCCTCTGAGCCCGGAAAAATGGATAGCTCGGAGGAGTTTATCAATACCTTGTCTTTCCAAAAAACAGTGTAATGGATCTTCCCTTCCTTGTTCTCAAGGCGAACGGAAACGTTCTTATCAGGAGAAGTGATTGTTAAGGGGCTTTCCCTTTGATTGTATGCAGAAAGTAAGGTAGTTACTACCCATATAATTAAGGTTGTGGTGATAAATCTCATGCCCTTTTATCTTTTAAATCTTTTATTCCTACTTAATTTACTGTCTGGGCATCTCTGCCTTCACTTCAACTTGCCAACGCTTCAGCTTTGCTAGCATCTCACTCCCTCTGTCAGGATGTTTTACCATCAGGTTATTGACTTCTTCCAGGTCTTCCTGAAGATTGTAGAGATAGGTACTATCCGTTTCAAACTCCCAGATAAGTTTCCAATCTCCTTCCCGGATGGCTGCCCCCATAGCTAATCCTTCACTTCTAAAGTGTGGGAAATGCCAATAAAGGGGTCGTTCATCCAATGCACCTTGCCCCATTAAAAGCGGCTTTAAACTCACCCCTTCAAATTCATAAGCAGGTTCATCAGCAATACCCAGCATGTCTAAAACGGTAGGAAACAAATCAATGCTTGTTACCGGAGTATCATTTTTACCAGCCTCAATTTTGTCTGGACAGCTAATTACCAGGGGAACTCTGATACCTCCCTCGTGTAATGACCCCTTCTTGCCTCTCAATGGAGGATTGCCCCACAACCCACCATTGTCAGAGTAAAAGACAACTATGGTATTTGCTAAAAGACCTGAGCGCTCTAACTGATCCATCACCTTACCTACATTCTGATCAAGCTTTTCAATCATGGCGAAATAGGTGTTGCCATTATTCTTATCGACTACCTCTTGGGGGGCCTTCAGGGGTGTATGAACGGTATAGGTGGAAAAATAAAGCAGAAATGGCTTTTCTTCGTTCTGGGCTATAAAATTGACGGCTTCATCTCCCAGCCGGTCAGTCAGGTATTGCTCCTCTTCTTTTTCAGGAATTGTGGCGTTGTGATAAGGCGCAAACCAGCTCTTTGGCTGACCGTAAGCACAACCTCCAATATTTACATCAAAGCCCTGGTGTTCCGGATGAAAGCGGGCTTGTATTACTCCCTCGCTGTTACTACGCGCAGAACCCGATCCTGCGAGATGCCACTTCCCAAAAAAGCCTGTGGTATATCCATGCTCCTGGAGCACCTCGGACAGGGTCACTTCTGCCAGGGATAGATGGTCAAGAAAATAAGCTTCTCTGAGTGATTTACCTTTATGTTGGCGCTCCAGGTAACCTTCCATGGGCAGGCCAGGAATATGACAGGTAAGTTGTAATGAGGCTGGGGATTTGCCCGTTAAGATACTGGCTCTGGTGGGAGAACATACCGGTGCGGCAGCATAGGCTTGCGTAAATATTTTTCCCTTTTCAGCAAGCCTATCTATATTTGGTGTACGTAAACCAGCTTTATGCTTCATGTAGCCGACATCCGAATATCCCAGGTCGTCCACCAGGATAAAAACAATGTTGGGTCGCTCAACGAGATTAGAAAAAGCATGGTCCCCACTGCCCATCACCAGGGTTACGCACCACAGTATTAAGTTGCATTTTTTCACATTCATTAGTTTTGATTATTCAACACCCTCCGAGTATACCACTGCTTCTTTTGTTTCTCTAATAATTCGCTAAAAATTTTTACCATCCCTGCGTATAGGTCATAAAGATTGTTTTGCTCCTGCTAGTCATTTTCCATACCATACAATGACAAGCGGACCTGCCTCCCTTTGGCTCATCGGTGGAAGGCTTACAAAACCCTTAACCACGGATTTGGTGTGTATTTCCATTTGTCTTTTCGGAGAGCAAATACACTATGATTTGTACCTAGCCGTATGCTATTCCACTTTTTTAGTAATAAACCAAAACCTCATAAAGAGGCATCCTGAATCCACTTCCCTATCATATTTAAACAGAATATAATTTTACATTTTTATATATTTTTAGATTTTAATATCAATTTATTAAATTATTTTGATTTTAAATTTTATATAAATATTAAACAAAGAATAAAATTTTGTTTTTGAAAATATATTTTATAGGTTTGGAAAACATATGCATTAAAGAATATTATTCCGATTATATATTAATATAAAAAATTAAATATTGATTAAATTAATTTTAAATATTTAATTTTAAAATTTTGCAATTTACACAATTACTTATCCTATGGGAAGAACATCTATCAATAAGCTATCCTCATATTATTTGTGGAAAATTAAAATCAGACTTAAATGTTTTTGTGTAATGTGTCTCATTAGTTTTTCTGCATTGGCACAAGAGCATATTGTAACTGGTACAATTATCTCTGCAGAAGACAACTCACCTATTCCAGGTGTGAACGTACTTGTACGGGGATCTACTACTGGTACAATATCAAATATTAATGGAGAGTACAGCATAGAAGCCTCCTCAGATACTACTACCCTGGTATTTTCATTCATAGGTTTCCAAACAAAGGAGGTTGCTGTGGAGAATCAAAGTGTTATAGATATCAAAATGCAGGCCGATGTCGCTGAGCTCTCAGAGGTAGTGGTAACTGCTTTTGGTCTCGAAAGAGAAAAGAAAGCCCTGGGCTACACTGTTCAGGAAATAAGTGGGAAAGAGTTAGCTGAAGCCAGACAAGCCAATGTGGCAAATAGTCTATCTGGTAAAGTAGCTGGGGTTCAGGTGATTAGCAATGCTGGCCCGGGGAGCGGCTCTACCATTACCATTAGAGGTCAATCGTCGATATCAGGAAATAATCAACCTTTAATTGTAGTTGATGGGGTCCCCATAGAGAACTATAGTAATCCTTTTGGTAGTGATGAAAACCAATATGGGGGCGGGCTTTCGGAAGTTAGTCCAGACAATATTGAAGATATTAGCGTATTAAAAGGGCCGAATGCCGCTGCGCTTTATGGTTCAAGAGCAGCTAACGGAGTAATACTTATTACTACCAAAGACGGTTCAGGCACGAATGGCATTGGCATCTCTGTTAACTCAAATGTAACCTGGGATAGCCCTTTAGTGGTTCCTGATTTTCAGGATATCTATGGCGGGGGCACCGGAGGTATCACCTGGTATGCAGATGGCAGAAATGGTCCAATTACTGACCCAGCTGCTATCAACCAATTCCAATCTTTATATCCCAATGCGCCATTAAATGGAACAGCGGGAGTCGATGAAAGTTGGGGAGCGCCAATGGATGGAAGACTGGTGCAAAAATGGTGGTCTAATGGTGAGCTTGTTCCTTTGACACCAAATCCTGATAATTTTACTGAGTTTTTTCAAACAGGCCACACCCTAACAAACAATGTTGCTATTGCGGGATCTAATGACAAGGGAAATTTTAGGCTTTCTCTCGGAAGATTAGACCAAGAAGGGATGGTACATAATAATGACTACTACAGAAACAACTTTAGGATTAACACTGGCTATAATTTTACCGATAAGTTAAATATAACACTTTCAGCAGAATACATCAAGTCAGGATCCAATAACAGACGCTATACAAGTGGAAGTGAGTTTATCTGGCATCAACGCCACTTAGACTTTAGCAAGTTAAAGGAATTTGATAAGTACAAGCCTGAAACTGTCATCCAACCTGATGGCGAATACTATCCTTACGCAAATTGGCAATATGAATATTTCACAAACCCCTATTATACCCAGGAGTTCTGGACGTATGCTAATGAAAAAGACAGGTTGCTTGGCAATATTACTTTAAATTATCAGCTTACAGATCATTTATCTGTAATGGCACGTTCTGGTACAGACTTTTGGACCGATAGCAGAGAAAACATCATCGCTGAAAAAGAATCAAGATACTACCCTAATGGCGCATACGAAGAAAGTGTACTCCGACGCCAAGAAACTAATTCTGATTTCTTGATTACATACGACAATTCGTTTGGGGACTTCTTAGTTACGGCCAATGTTGGTGGAAATAATCGGGCTAATTTTTATAAAAGAAGCTTTACCCGTCTTAATGACCTTACAGTAAATAAGCTTTATAATCTGGGTAATAACGCTTCACCACCAATTACCGAAAGCGCTATAGAAGAATATGAAGTAAACAGTTTGTATGGAGCTGCAACATTGGGTTTTAAAAATTATTTATTCCTTGATATTACAGGACGTAATGATTGGTCTAGTACACTCCCTGTTGACAACAACTCTTACTTTTATCCCTCTGCTTCGTTGAGTGCGGTAGTTACTGATATGTTGGATATTCAATCAGGTATTTTTTCTTTTGCCAAGCTGAGAGCCAGCTGGGCACAGGTTGGAAATTCAGCTGATCCCTATCAATTACAACAAGTATATAACCCAGAAGCATTATGGGATGGAAATACTCCGAGTTTTTCAGAAAGTACTGAAATTGCGAATTCAGAACTTAAACCCGAAATTACTACAGGAATTGAGTTAGGCGCAGATTTACGGTTTTTGAATGGAAGGTTAGGCCTGGACTTTACCTACTACAATCAATCAACCAAAGATCAAATTTTAGCTGTTGAAATATCTAAAGCAACCAGTTATAACAGTAGAATCCTAAATGCTGGCGAAGTTACCAATAAGGGGGTTGAGGTAATGCTTTCCGGTACTCCTTTACAACTTAATAATGGGTTGCGTTGGGATGTTTCATTTAACTTTTCAAGAAATAGAAATATAGTTGTTGAATTGGCTGAGGGGCTAGATGTTTACACTTTAAATACTTATTACATTTCTTCAGAGGCCAGAGTAGGTCAACCTTACGGAACTTTATACGGCAGACCTTTTGAACGGGTGCAGGAAGGTCCTTATGCTGGAGAACTCATCATGAGAGACGGACTGCCTGTAACCTCAACCGAAACAGCTATTCTGGGAAATATTCAACCTGACTGGTTAGGTGGGTTTTCAAATAGCATCACATATAAAGGACTTACTGTAAGTGCACTGATAGATGTACGCAAAGGAGGAGATATGTTTATGCTGGAAACAGGTATTGGAAGGCGTACAGGAGTTTATGAAGAAACAGCCGTAGGCAGAGAAGAAGGTGTAATCGGAAAAGGAGTTAGAGAAGTTTTCGATAATGAAGGAGAGCTTATAGGGTATGAATCTAATAATGTTATTGTTTCTGCACGGGACTACTATTACGAAAATATACCTAGAAGTAGGCATGAGGCGGGGATATTTGATGGTAGCTATGTAAAGTTAAGGGAGGCAACGATTAGTTATCAATTGCCGGGTCGTTGGTTCAACAATAATTTCTTAGAATCTGCCCGAGTATCTCTGGTTGGCAGAAACGTCGCAATTTTATTCAAAAACACACCTCACCATGACCCTGAAGCTGATCGTTACGGAGGTAACCGGCAGGGATTTTCATATTCACAACTTCCCACAACGCGCAATTTAGGGTTTAATGTGAATGTCAATTTTTAGTAAGGGTCAGTCAGGTAGAATTCTATAAATAGTAAAAAATATGAAATCAGGTATTTATACTAGAATCAAGAAAACAGTATTTATCCTAATTATAGGCAGCATCATTGTTAGTGCCTGTACAGATGGGTTTGAAGAAATGAATACAAACCCTAATAATCCAACTTTAGTAACCCAAGATATTTTACTTCCTTTTGCAATAGAATCAGCCATAGATAGATACTGGGGCCATCAAAACAGGTTTGAGCGTTTAGGGTTAGATGGAGGTGTATGCTGGGTACAGTACTTTGCCAGGAGAAATTTCCCTTCTGAAGGGGATAATTATGAAGTTCCCATTACAGTAACAAGCAGTATATGGCAAGGGTTTTTCAATGATGTTATGCTCAATTTCGAGCGCATAAGAAAACTTTCGGTTGAAGGAGGTGAATTTACTAATTCCAACTATGAGGGGGTGGCTTTAGTCATGCGTTCCTGGGTATTTTCATTACTTACAGATATCTACGGCCCCATTCCGTATACTGAAGCTCTAAAAGGAACTTTGGATGGAGGGGATCCAAATTACATTCCAACATACGATTCCGGTGAAGAAGTATATTCCGGAATTTTAGCAGATCTTGAACAGGCCAACGATTTACTTGACCCCGATGGGCCAGCCATCTTTGGAGATATTATGTTCTCTGGAGACATTCTAAAGTGGAAAAAAATGGCAAATTCTCTGCGTCTCCGTTTGCTCAACAGGCAGGCTGAACATGTGGATAACTCTGGTTCTCAGATGCAAGCCATACTGGCTGATCCAGCTGCTTACCCTGTATTTACCAGTAATGATGATTATGCACAATTGATCCACTCTAGCGCCAGACCAAGTAACAATGAGTGGCACGAGGTGATGGTACAAGGTGGACGCACTGATTGGCGGGTAAGCGAGACCCTTGTCTCCAGGCTTAAGGAAAGAAATGATCCCAGGTTGACAGTTTATGCTCAGCCTGTCGGAGGGGAAGGCGATATTTATACAGGTCTTCCCAATGCTCTACCCGAATCAATTGCTTTAGGACTAGGGGGGGAAACCTCTTTTCCTGGCACAAAATTTATGGAAGCAGGAACACCCAGTGTGATTATGTCTTATGCTGAGCTAATGTTTGTATTAGCTGAAGCTGCATTTGATGGTGATGTATCAGGTGATCCACAATCTTACTTTGTGGAGGGGATTAAAGCTTCATTTGAGCAACATGGAGTAGAAATGCCGGCTGAATACATTGAAAGCATAGGCGTCTTAACGAAAGAAAAAATCATGATGCAAAAGTGGATTGCCCTCTTTGGCCAGGGGATTGAAGCTTGGGCTGAGCTACGTCGTACAGGTATGCCTTCATTACCTGCTCCTGATCCTCGGGCAGTC
Proteins encoded:
- a CDS encoding glycoside hydrolase family 97 protein, giving the protein MRFITTTLIIWVVTTLLSAYNQRESPLTITSPDKNVSVRLENKEGKIHYTVFWKDKVLINSSELSIFPGSEGVITSSKEHSENKKWKPSWGQFSEVQDRYNELIVDIKYQETETKLYVRLYDHGLGFRFALENYEEGAEATLYCQYKLTEEHAIYSPSGEGEPLGPATIKALNSFEEKPTLRVPLVVEKTNDPYLSILESDLYSAPGFEVMKLDYNVEENSLFSSNDVNLTGDKTITPWRVILIDDKVGDLVTNTVPLNLAAPLQIKDSSWIKPGKTLWDWRVHGYTAPDGFTYGINTESYKRFIDFAAEKGIEYFLIDDAWYTHVSAGHFELSDQLDLQEVIAYAAKKEVELLLYYDRRHGEYGDEELFNYYASLGMKGIKYGFMGSDVSFTRSAIVQSAENHLLIDFHDGPVPLTGIERTYPNAITKEYCHAQQDSRRAFTPETFIKMALINAIQGPLDMNNGNFDLTGINRGDREKGPRKTHSYVSTVVSEAARTLIIYSGLVCIPDAPEAYSEKADLFEFIQKLPVGKWDESHVLHAKIGEYITTARRHGDEWFVGSVHDQQGGTLNIVLDFLEPGKEYQVTYYEDTYETHGKSNPEAYQIRKGTVRKGDIVKAKMAPGGGHCMWIRQK
- a CDS encoding sulfatase, which gives rise to MKKCNLILWCVTLVMGSGDHAFSNLVERPNIVFILVDDLGYSDVGYMKHKAGLRTPNIDRLAEKGKIFTQAYAAAPVCSPTRASILTGKSPASLQLTCHIPGLPMEGYLERQHKGKSLREAYFLDHLSLAEVTLSEVLQEHGYTTGFFGKWHLAGSGSARSNSEGVIQARFHPEHQGFDVNIGGCAYGQPKSWFAPYHNATIPEKEEEQYLTDRLGDEAVNFIAQNEEKPFLLYFSTYTVHTPLKAPQEVVDKNNGNTYFAMIEKLDQNVGKVMDQLERSGLLANTIVVFYSDNGGLWGNPPLRGKKGSLHEGGIRVPLVISCPDKIEAGKNDTPVTSIDLFPTVLDMLGIADEPAYEFEGVSLKPLLMGQGALDERPLYWHFPHFRSEGLAMGAAIREGDWKLIWEFETDSTYLYNLQEDLEEVNNLMVKHPDRGSEMLAKLKRWQVEVKAEMPRQ
- a CDS encoding SusC/RagA family TonB-linked outer membrane protein, translated to MCLISFSALAQEHIVTGTIISAEDNSPIPGVNVLVRGSTTGTISNINGEYSIEASSDTTTLVFSFIGFQTKEVAVENQSVIDIKMQADVAELSEVVVTAFGLEREKKALGYTVQEISGKELAEARQANVANSLSGKVAGVQVISNAGPGSGSTITIRGQSSISGNNQPLIVVDGVPIENYSNPFGSDENQYGGGLSEVSPDNIEDISVLKGPNAAALYGSRAANGVILITTKDGSGTNGIGISVNSNVTWDSPLVVPDFQDIYGGGTGGITWYADGRNGPITDPAAINQFQSLYPNAPLNGTAGVDESWGAPMDGRLVQKWWSNGELVPLTPNPDNFTEFFQTGHTLTNNVAIAGSNDKGNFRLSLGRLDQEGMVHNNDYYRNNFRINTGYNFTDKLNITLSAEYIKSGSNNRRYTSGSEFIWHQRHLDFSKLKEFDKYKPETVIQPDGEYYPYANWQYEYFTNPYYTQEFWTYANEKDRLLGNITLNYQLTDHLSVMARSGTDFWTDSRENIIAEKESRYYPNGAYEESVLRRQETNSDFLITYDNSFGDFLVTANVGGNNRANFYKRSFTRLNDLTVNKLYNLGNNASPPITESAIEEYEVNSLYGAATLGFKNYLFLDITGRNDWSSTLPVDNNSYFYPSASLSAVVTDMLDIQSGIFSFAKLRASWAQVGNSADPYQLQQVYNPEALWDGNTPSFSESTEIANSELKPEITTGIELGADLRFLNGRLGLDFTYYNQSTKDQILAVEISKATSYNSRILNAGEVTNKGVEVMLSGTPLQLNNGLRWDVSFNFSRNRNIVVELAEGLDVYTLNTYYISSEARVGQPYGTLYGRPFERVQEGPYAGELIMRDGLPVTSTETAILGNIQPDWLGGFSNSITYKGLTVSALIDVRKGGDMFMLETGIGRRTGVYEETAVGREEGVIGKGVREVFDNEGELIGYESNNVIVSARDYYYENIPRSRHEAGIFDGSYVKLREATISYQLPGRWFNNNFLESARVSLVGRNVAILFKNTPHHDPEADRYGGNRQGFSYSQLPTTRNLGFNVNVNF
- a CDS encoding SusD/RagB family nutrient-binding outer membrane lipoprotein encodes the protein MKSGIYTRIKKTVFILIIGSIIVSACTDGFEEMNTNPNNPTLVTQDILLPFAIESAIDRYWGHQNRFERLGLDGGVCWVQYFARRNFPSEGDNYEVPITVTSSIWQGFFNDVMLNFERIRKLSVEGGEFTNSNYEGVALVMRSWVFSLLTDIYGPIPYTEALKGTLDGGDPNYIPTYDSGEEVYSGILADLEQANDLLDPDGPAIFGDIMFSGDILKWKKMANSLRLRLLNRQAEHVDNSGSQMQAILADPAAYPVFTSNDDYAQLIHSSARPSNNEWHEVMVQGGRTDWRVSETLVSRLKERNDPRLTVYAQPVGGEGDIYTGLPNALPESIALGLGGETSFPGTKFMEAGTPSVIMSYAELMFVLAEAAFDGDVSGDPQSYFVEGIKASFEQHGVEMPAEYIESIGVLTKEKIMMQKWIALFGQGIEAWAELRRTGMPSLPAPDPRAVFRNNGVVPTRLEYPPSEYSLNSENVREAIQLLDGEDNMQTELWWVEN